The Deltaproteobacteria bacterium DNA segment ACCCAGCAGATTGAACTTCCACCCCACATACCCAATGCCTTTTGCATATACGTACGTCTTTGCCGAGCCAAGAGAACTCAAATCCCCGCCCTTTGGCGCGCAGCCGATTTCAATGGACTGATACTTAACGCCCGCAACGTCTACCGTAGAGGCTTTGTCGAACACGCAGCGCATGGTGCCGATTACTTTTCCAACTGGCTTTATGCGCTCGCCGTTTTTATCTAACATATCGGCATAATCGGCAAGCGGCATGTCCCACTCCGTGCCTTTTTGAAGCGGGTTTTTAAGTACCGGATACCCGCCGCTGCCAATAACCGCCGCGCCGCCGCTATCCACGCTGTACTCAAGCGCGGACTTAAAGCTGCCGCTCACTAGCGCCATGGACTCCTCGGCGCGCATTGCAACAGCGCCGCCATCCGGCTTCTTTACCGCGAGTATGCGAACTACGCGCTCTTTACTATTTTCTATGGAATAAACGTATTCGACGTTTTCTTTTGCAGGATAGAAATAAGCGGCAGCCACCGGGACATCGCCGATCTTCTCTGCACATCCGGCAGAGACCAGCGCACAAACCAGAACGCATGTAGCGACAAAGGCCGCATTCCTCATTTCTTACGCCTTCCCTGTCTTATTTCTTAAGCTCTTTGGCAAGCGTGGAAAACGGCAGATCGACATTAAAATAAAGATCCTTCTTTTCTCCGCTCTTTTCATCCGTAACCGTCATAAGGTCGAAGGAATGTCCGTCCTTATTGACAAGCTGCTGCTTTTGCGGCTTGAACCCGTTCACGCTAAACCAGATATACTCCTCGTGCACGTTTATGACTATCATGGCCGTATCCTTTGTAAGCCCGTCGCCGCTTGAGGTTATGGAATCAACAAGGCCGCCGAATATGCGCATATGGAAACGCGCCAACTTCTCATCGCCTTTTCCTCTGTAAGCAAGCACGGCAATGTAGTGCCCGTCCATATCAGTGTAATTAGTCTCCAGAAGACCACTGGCCACATCGAGCGCCACATCGTATTTGCCGTTATCCAGGGCGTCGAAGGCAAGGTTGACTATCTCGGAAGTCAACGCATAGGGTTTATAAAAGCCGGTCTTTGTGTATGAAACGCGGAAGGCAAGGTAATCTATCTCCGTGTTTCCTGCCTTAAGGTCCTTCACATAATCATCGTAGGATTTTTCCTTGACGCCTGCCTTAGGAGCCTTTTTGCCCTCTGCCGCAGCCGCAACGCCGGCCAGAACACCTAAAGCCGCCGCAAGGCAAATAACGCATAACAGCGACCTCATCGCGATCCTTTTCATAATCACCTCCGTTGCTTTTCGTTATTGACCGCAGCGCCACATCGCTAGTTACCGGACTTTCTTTTCAGATACGCCTCCGGCAAATCGACGTTAAAATAGAAAGTCTTGTGCTCACCGCTGTCCTTATGGATGCACATGAGCTCGTCAAGCATGCTGCCCTTATGCGCCATACCGGCAACCCGCCCCCTCCTGAACCCGTTAACACCGAGCCACACGTATTCCTCGTGCGCGTTTATGACTATCATGGCCGTGTCTTTCGTAAGACCGTCGCCGCTTGCGGTTATGGAATCCACAAGGCCGTTAAAAACGCGCGTATGAAAACGGAAATTCTTTTCATCCCCCTTTTCCCTGTACGCAACAGAGGCGAGGTAATGCGCATCCATATCGGTGTAATCGTATTCGAATATGGCATTCGCCGTCTCGAGCACTTTGTCATACTCGCCCCTTTCTTTTGCAAGGAACGCGGCGTCGACCTCGACGTTCTTCATCTTATAAGGGTTGTAAAACGCAGTCCTGGTATACGATATGCGAAAATCGAAGTAATTGATTTCTGTGTTGCCGGACTTAAGCCCGCTTACATGCTCTTCGTACGTCTTCTTCGGCGTTAAGGACAAGACCTTTGACGCGCCGTTTGTGCCCACTGCGGCGCAGCCCCAGAAAACCAGGCACAGGCACAGAAAAAAAACAGCCTCTCTCGTTACCCTCATCCGTAACCTCCGTTAAATTAGGCGTGGCCTACGCCTTCGCCCTCTGCCACTCCTGTATGGTAGTCACGCCGAGCCCGTCCTTCTGAATGGCCTTTATGGCCTTGGACGCGGCATACGCTCCGGCAACGGTTGTAAAGTACGGCACGCCCATCTCTATCGAGCTTCTGCGTATAGAGTACGAGTCCGCGACACTCTTGGCCCCGAAGCTCGTGTTTATCACCATCGCGACCTCTTTGCTTTTTATCTTGTCTACTATATTTGGCCTGTCTCCTTCCGCGACCTTGGCCACACGCTCGGTCTCTACACCCCCGGCATTGAGGAGCCTCGCCGTGCCTGTAGTGGCTATGACATGGAAGCCAAGCGATTTAAGTTCCTTTGCAACCCCAACTATCTTCTTCTTGTCCTCATCCCTCACACTTACGAACACCGTGCCTTTAAGAGGCAACGTGTTGCCTGCTGCAATCTGCGCCTTGGCAAATGCAGTGCCGAAGTCGTGCCCTATGCCCATCACCTCTCCTGTAGACTTCATCTCAGGGC contains these protein-coding regions:
- a CDS encoding DUF4919 domain-containing protein, which translates into the protein MRVTREAVFFLCLCLVFWGCAAVGTNGASKVLSLTPKKTYEEHVSGLKSGNTEINYFDFRISYTRTAFYNPYKMKNVEVDAAFLAKERGEYDKVLETANAIFEYDYTDMDAHYLASVAYREKGDEKNFRFHTRVFNGLVDSITASGDGLTKDTAMIVINAHEEYVWLGVNGFRRGRVAGMAHKGSMLDELMCIHKDSGEHKTFYFNVDLPEAYLKRKSGN
- a CDS encoding DUF4919 domain-containing protein translates to MKRIAMRSLLCVICLAAALGVLAGVAAAAEGKKAPKAGVKEKSYDDYVKDLKAGNTEIDYLAFRVSYTKTGFYKPYALTSEIVNLAFDALDNGKYDVALDVASGLLETNYTDMDGHYIAVLAYRGKGDEKLARFHMRIFGGLVDSITSSGDGLTKDTAMIVINVHEEYIWFSVNGFKPQKQQLVNKDGHSFDLMTVTDEKSGEKKDLYFNVDLPFSTLAKELKK